GATGGAAAAGAGAATATATTAATAAAAAACGATGCAAAAGTTAAACTCGAAGATCGCGGATATGAACATTTCAGGTGACCTTTATTGAAGGAAGCTCGGTTTTGGAAATCACTGAATGGTAAAACACAATGCTGCCTTTGCCCCCATTCGTGCGTTATCGCACCTGGAAAAAAGGGTATTTGTGGTGTAAGGCAGAACTATAATGGGAAACTTTTTTCCTTGATTTACGGAAAGGCATCATCGATTCATGTTGATCCGATCGAAAAGAAGCCCTTTTTCCATTTCAGGCCAGGTGACAGGGTCCTCTCACTTGGATCCGTTGGATGTACTTTCAGGTGTCAGCACTGCCAAAACTTCACCATTTCTCAGGCAAGTCCAGATGGTTTTCCACTCGAGCCAATTGAGCCTGAAGAAGTTGCGGTCATGTGCCGTAACACAGGAAGTCAAGGCATCTCCTGGACCTACAACGAGCCAATCATCTGGCATGAGTTTGCATACGATGCCTCCAGAATTGCAAAGCAACAAGGATTCTATACTCTCTATGTCACCAACGGATATATTCAGGAGGAGCCGCTCAGGGAGCTCTCTCAATGCATCGATGGGATGAATATCGATATCAAGGGATTTTCCGAGGAATTTTACAAGAAAATTTGCAAGGCATCACTTGAACCAGTTCTCAGAGCGACCAAATTAGCGGTCGATCTTGGCATTCACGTGGAACTTACGTATCTTATCATTCCAGGAAAGAACGACTCAGAAGTTGAAATCAGAGAATTTGCGAAATGGGTGAAGGATTCGCTCAAGCCAGAAATTCCCGTGCACTTCACCCGATTTCATCCTGATTATATGATGACTGACGTGCCCTCTACACCGATGAAAACGATGGAAATGGCCTTGAAGATCGGCAAAGAAGAAGGTTTAAAGTTTGTTTATCTCGGCAATGTGCCACGGCACAAGGGCGAAAACACATATTGCCCAAAGTGTGGGCAGCTTGCTATCGAACGGGAAGGCTTTCAAATCTTACGAGTCGACGTCGACGACGGACGATGCAGAAAATGCGGTGAACCGCTGAATATCTTCATGTGATAGTCGTTACTCCCTTCATTTTAATCCTCTTAATACCAATTTGATGACCATCAATTTCTTAAACTTCGTTGAATGATCAGCGAATGATGGATCTTCAGAAGATCTATGAGAAATTGCTATCAAAATTCGTTGTAGACAACTGGTGGCCAGCAGATTCGCAATTCGAAATCATGGTCGGGGCGATCCTCACACAGCAAACAACATGGGAAAAGGTTGAAGAAGTTATTAAAAAGATGAAGGCTCAAGACCTTCTGAACATAGAAACTCTTGCGAGTATCGATCAAGAAAAGTTAGAGAGAATCATCATGCCAGTGGGATTCTACCGGCAGAAAGCAGAACGAATTAAATGCCTGGCAGCGTATCTACAAAATCATTATAACTCAGACCCATCGTTGCTCTTAAGCAAACCTCTTGACGAGGCCAGAAACGAACTTTTAACAATTAAAGGGATCGGTAAAGAAACAGCAGATGCGATTCTTCTTTACGCTGGACATAAGGGAACATTCGTTGCCGCGAAATACTGCTGCAGAATTCTCATGAGAACCGGTTTAATCAGAACGGATAAATATGATGACGTGAAGAATTTCGTCGAGCAAAACATTCCTCCAGATCCAAAGATCTATGCAAGACTCTATGCCCTTCTCGTCCAACTTTCAAAGACTCATTGCCGAAACAAACCGCAATGCCAAGGTTGTCCCCTCGAAGACGGTTGCTCTTTCAATCAATCAAAAGGAAAATGAGATTCCCAACCACGACTGAGAAAAGCAATGAGATAGTGATAGGTATCAGAAATGGAATTTTTGGCGTGACCCATATCTTCTCGATACCCATCCGCTTAAGATCTTCCAGTTGAATTTCAACAGAGTCGACACTTCTCGGAAAAATTGTTAGTTTGATCTTATCACCATCGAAATATTCCAGCGGCCAGACGAATTTCGACTTGATATCAGCGATATTTACGCGATAACCAAAAAACATCACAGGAATTCTTCTATCTCCCCGAAAAAGATTGTAAAAGAAAAGGGCGATA
This region of Methanomassiliicoccales archaeon genomic DNA includes:
- the amrS gene encoding AmmeMemoRadiSam system radical SAM enzyme is translated as MKEARFWKSLNGKTQCCLCPHSCVIAPGKKGICGVRQNYNGKLFSLIYGKASSIHVDPIEKKPFFHFRPGDRVLSLGSVGCTFRCQHCQNFTISQASPDGFPLEPIEPEEVAVMCRNTGSQGISWTYNEPIIWHEFAYDASRIAKQQGFYTLYVTNGYIQEEPLRELSQCIDGMNIDIKGFSEEFYKKICKASLEPVLRATKLAVDLGIHVELTYLIIPGKNDSEVEIREFAKWVKDSLKPEIPVHFTRFHPDYMMTDVPSTPMKTMEMALKIGKEEGLKFVYLGNVPRHKGENTYCPKCGQLAIEREGFQILRVDVDDGRCRKCGEPLNIFM